The window GCGAGCAGGCCGCCAGCGAGATCGAGGCCTGGGACGCCCGGGTCGTGCTGCTGCACGAGCGCCCGGAGGCGATCGACGACGTCGCCGTCGTCACGGACGACATCGGCGGCGCCCAGCTCGCCACCCGCCACCTGCTGGAGCACGGGCACGAGTACGTGGCCTGCATCGGCGGCGTCGAGAACACCCCGTCGGTCGGCGACCCGGTCGCCGACCACGTCGAGGGCTGGCGGCGGGCCATGCAGGAGTCCGGCCGCTCGGTGGAGGGCCGGCTCATCGAGGCCCCCTACAACCGCTACGACGCGTACACGGTCGCCCTGGAGGTCCTGGCCCGGCCCGACCGCCCGACCGCCATCTTCTGCGCCACGGACGACCAGGCCATCGGCGTGCTGCGTGCCGCGCGCGAGCTGCGCATCGACGTGCCGGGGGAACTGGCCGTCGCGGGCTTCGACGACGTCAAGGAAGCCGCCCTCACGGACCCGCCGCTGACCACGATCGCCTCGGACCGCCCGGCGATGGCCCGCGCGGCCGTGGACCTGGTGCTGGACGACGGC is drawn from Streptomyces sp. NBC_01232 and contains these coding sequences:
- a CDS encoding LacI family DNA-binding transcriptional regulator, which codes for MAKVTRDDVARLAGTSTAVVSYVINNGPRPVAPATRERVLAAIKDLGYRPDRVAQAMASRRTDLIGMIVPDARQPFFAEMAHAVEQAAAERGKMVLVGNSDYRTEREVHYLRAFLGMRVSGLILVSQGMSEQAASEIEAWDARVVLLHERPEAIDDVAVVTDDIGGAQLATRHLLEHGHEYVACIGGVENTPSVGDPVADHVEGWRRAMQESGRSVEGRLIEAPYNRYDAYTVALEVLARPDRPTAIFCATDDQAIGVLRAARELRIDVPGELAVAGFDDVKEAALTDPPLTTIASDRPAMARAAVDLVLDDGLRVAGSRRERLKQFPSALVIRRSCGCR